The DNA sequence AGCAATGCCACTGGCTGTCTTAGTTCCGGTTTCGGTCAATCCCAGATATTTTCCTACATTAGCAATTCCTGAACTTTTATCTGCTGAAAGGTCACGAACCTGAAGTTCATAGATAAATGCATCTGTAATTTTCAGGTCTGTATTTGGACGTTTATCCTGGTCCCATCCCTCCGGATTGGTAGATGCCATGTCTATAACCATAGCACGGTTACCGTTTACACCGGTTGTCTTCGCATATGGGTCACATGCTTCATTTTCTTTTCCATCTACTTTTACAGTATAAGTATAGTAAACACCGTTTAAATCTCCGGACTTCTCTACACTCCATACACCTTTGTCGCCTTTTTTCATCTCGACTGTTTCGATTTTATCATCTTTTCCTGCTTCTCCTTCTTTATAAAGATTTACAGAAACAGCATCTGCAGTAGGTGCCCATACCTTGAATGTAGTTGCATCCTTTGTCCAGGTTGCTCCTAAATCATTTCCATCATATGTATACTCTGATTCAAATTCCTCTGTGGAATAAATATCCGGCATACTAGCTTCCACCGGACTTCCCTCTTCTAAAGATACATAATATTTTCCTTTCTTTTGAAAGAAGTCTTTGATTCTCGCAATTCCCTTTTTCTTGTTTACTGAAATTTCTGTCTTTTTCATTTCTTTTAAGTCTCCATCTAAAATCTTGATATTTTCTATTTCTTCCTGGCTCAGCTCACCGGAAACCTTAAATTCCACAGTCTGATAATCATCCTTTACATGAACATCATAAATGCTGACTCCAGTCTCTACATCGTCTCCCATAACAACATCAAAATCCTCTTCTCCTGATGTCACATATACATCTACGGTTCCTGCAACTACTTCTGTAAGATCTACAAAACGGTCCCCATCGGTATCCTTGGATTCCCATTCATTTAATCTTACAATAAATCCCAGCTGCATGGTCTCCGGTGCCAAAGTAATGGTGGTCACCACTCCTTTCTCATCCTTTGCTTCTTCGTCGAATTCATAGGAACTTCCATCACCATTTGTCCAGAACCATACATTCCAACCATCGTAATTATCATCACTTCTTAAATAATGCAGATTCACCGTAATCTCCTGCGATGTACTCTGTTCTTCCTTCTGTTGCGCCTCTTGCGATGCGTCTGTGTTATTTTTTCCGGCACATCCGATTATTTGGCACACCATTGAGACTGCCAGTAATACGGCAGCCAATTTTTTCATTTTCTTCATAAAAAACCCTCCCAATTAGTCCTCATTACCTATATAATAAAGAACCAGTGGGAGAGTGTACATATCAATTTTCTTTTATTCGTGTTGTTTTTTTATGGTCCTATTTTAAATACAAACGATAAGTAGTTTTGGAATTATACTGTTCTCCTGCTTTTACAACCGGAGATGCAAAATTTTCCTGATTTACTGCATTTGGATAGAACTGTGATTCCAGACAAAATCCCTGACGGTCATGATACTCTGCGCCACTTTTTCCCTTGTGAGCCTGAATAAAGTTACCCGCATACAATTGCACACCGCAGCAATCTGTTGATGCTTCCATTGCGATTCCATTCTCTTTACAATATGCATTTGCCATTACTTTCATCTCGCCCGGCTTTTCACTCAATACATAGTTATGATCATATCCTCCGGCAAGTTTTAACTGTTCAAAGTCTGCATTAATATCACGTCCAATTGGCTTCATTACCCGAAAGTCCATAGGAGTTCCTTCTACCGATGCAATCTCACCTGTTGGTATGCTTTTTGCAGCCATTGGTGTATAACTATCTGCAAAAATCTGCAATTCCTGCTCCTCCATGGAACCACTGTCATGTCCGGCCAGATTAAAATAAGAATGATTGGTAAAATTCATAATGGTATCCTTATCTGCTGTTGCCTGATAAGAAATCTCCAACCTATCTTCTTCTGTTATGGTATATGTTACTTCTGCTGTCATATTCCCCGGAAATCCCTGTTCTTCCTCCGAACTAAAATGGGTAAGGGTAATACTATTATCTGTAATCTCTTTTACATCCCACATAACCTTACTAAAGCCATTTTTTCCGCTGTGAAGGTTATTCCCATTATCGTTATCTTCAATCTTCCATGTTTTTCCATTTATCGTAAACTGTGCATTCGCAATACGATTTCCATTCCGTCCTACTGTTGCACCGAAATAACAACCATTTCTCTGGTACCCTTCTACGCTGTCATATCCCAGTACCACATCTCTTTCTACACCATTTTTATCCCGGAAGATAAACGCTACCAAAGTCGCACCATAATCTGTAACCTTGATTGTAGTGTGATTTTTATTTTCTAACACATATAATGCTGCCTGCTCTCCCTTATCTGTTTTTCCAAATGATACCTTTTGCATTTGTAGTTCCTCCTGCATTTTTCTAAAATCATTCCTATAGGTTTCATTTTATACCGATGCGAAAGCAAATACAACTATTATTTTTCAATGGTACCGCCTGGATTCGAACCATGGATAAAGATTTTGCAGTTCTCTGCCTTTCCCTTTGGCTA is a window from the Roseburia sp. 499 genome containing:
- a CDS encoding aldose epimerase family protein produces the protein MQKVSFGKTDKGEQAALYVLENKNHTTIKVTDYGATLVAFIFRDKNGVERDVVLGYDSVEGYQRNGCYFGATVGRNGNRIANAQFTINGKTWKIEDNDNGNNLHSGKNGFSKVMWDVKEITDNSITLTHFSSEEEQGFPGNMTAEVTYTITEEDRLEISYQATADKDTIMNFTNHSYFNLAGHDSGSMEEQELQIFADSYTPMAAKSIPTGEIASVEGTPMDFRVMKPIGRDINADFEQLKLAGGYDHNYVLSEKPGEMKVMANAYCKENGIAMEASTDCCGVQLYAGNFIQAHKGKSGAEYHDRQGFCLESQFYPNAVNQENFASPVVKAGEQYNSKTTYRLYLK